A stretch of Megalobrama amblycephala isolate DHTTF-2021 linkage group LG14, ASM1881202v1, whole genome shotgun sequence DNA encodes these proteins:
- the LOC125245205 gene encoding gastrula zinc finger protein XlCGF9.1-like isoform X2 yields the protein MIIKMMFIKEESEDMKIEETFRVKHEETEEQTDLTSLKEENEVLKEEKDQYNNHHDFTTGERSCSCSQTESTSSRKMTQKKGTRSPLICQQCGNRYTQKETLFTHTEIYTEKLYTCPRCGKSFNRKGHLEDHMRVHTGEKPFICQQCGKNFTRRGSLKRHLRIHTEEKPYSCPQCGKRFIQRGHFKDHLRIHSGEKPERVSEIKKALSTT from the exons ATGATTATAAAGAtgatgtttattaaagaggagagtgaagacatgaagattgaagaaacattcagagtcaaacatgaagaaactgaggaacaaac AGACCTGACGTCGCTGAAAGAGGAGAATGAAGTACTGAAAGAAGAGAAAGATCAATATAACAATCATCATGATTTCACAACTGGAGAAAGATCTTGTAGTTGCTCACAGACTGAAAgcacttcctcacgaaaaatgACTCAAAAGAAGGGGACTAGAAGTCCTTTaatctgccaacagtgtggaaacagATATACTCAAAAAGAAACCTTATTCACGCACACGGAAATCTACACTGAGAAGCTCTACACGTGCCCTcggtgtggaaagagcttcaaTCGTAAAGGACACCTTGAAgaccacatgagagttcacactggagagaagcctttcatcTGCCAGCAGTGTGGAAAGAACTTCACCCGAAGAGGAAGCCTTAAACGACACCTGAGGATTCACACCGAAGAGAAACCTTACTCCtgtcctcagtgtggaaagagattcATTCAGAGAGGACACTTTAAAGACCACTTGAGAATTCACTCTGGAGAGAAGCCGGAAAGAGTTTCAGAGATAAAGAAAGCCTTGAGTACCACATGA
- the LOC125245205 gene encoding gastrula zinc finger protein XlCGF67.1-like isoform X1 — MIIKMMFIKEESEDMKIEETFRVKHEETEEQTKMEFIKEEIEDVKIEETFRVKHEETEEQTDLTSLKEENEVLKEEKDQYNNHHDFTTGERSCSCSQTESTSSRKMTQKKGTRSPLICQQCGNRYTQKETLFTHTEIYTEKLYTCPRCGKSFNRKGHLEDHMRVHTGEKPFICQQCGKNFTRRGSLKRHLRIHTEEKPYSCPQCGKRFIQRGHFKDHLRIHSGEKPERVSEIKKALSTT, encoded by the exons ATGATTATAAAGAtgatgtttattaaagaggagagtgaagacatgaagattgaagaaacattcagagtcaaacatgaagaaactgaggaacaaacaaagatggagtttattaaagaggagatcGAAGAtgtgaagattgaagaaacattcagagtcaaacatgaagaaactgaggaacaaacag ACCTGACGTCGCTGAAAGAGGAGAATGAAGTACTGAAAGAAGAGAAAGATCAATATAACAATCATCATGATTTCACAACTGGAGAAAGATCTTGTAGTTGCTCACAGACTGAAAgcacttcctcacgaaaaatgACTCAAAAGAAGGGGACTAGAAGTCCTTTaatctgccaacagtgtggaaacagATATACTCAAAAAGAAACCTTATTCACGCACACGGAAATCTACACTGAGAAGCTCTACACGTGCCCTcggtgtggaaagagcttcaaTCGTAAAGGACACCTTGAAgaccacatgagagttcacactggagagaagcctttcatcTGCCAGCAGTGTGGAAAGAACTTCACCCGAAGAGGAAGCCTTAAACGACACCTGAGGATTCACACCGAAGAGAAACCTTACTCCtgtcctcagtgtggaaagagattcATTCAGAGAGGACACTTTAAAGACCACTTGAGAATTCACTCTGGAGAGAAGCCGGAAAGAGTTTCAGAGATAAAGAAAGCCTTGAGTACCACATGA